Proteins encoded by one window of Emys orbicularis isolate rEmyOrb1 chromosome 15, rEmyOrb1.hap1, whole genome shotgun sequence:
- the ACHE gene encoding acetylcholinesterase yields MAGALPGPALLLCAALALSARADELLASTRAGRVRGLRVPVLSGQVSAFLGIPYAEPPMGRLRFRRPEPKRAWSGLLDAGAYRHACYQYVDTLYPGFPGTEMWNPNQEMSEDCLYLNLWVPSPRPKNATVLVWIYGGGFYSGSASLDVYDGRYLAYAEQVVVVSMNYRVGAFGFLALSGSQEAPGNVGLLDQRLALQWVQSNIHFFGGNPKAVTIFGESAGAASVGMHLLSPGSRPLFRRAILQSGVPNAPWATVPPAEGRRRAVQLAKLVGCPPGNDSELVACLRDKTPQELIDQEWQVLPHQSVFRFSFVPVSDGDFSGEVPEATPGAGGFKETQALVGVVRDEGTYFLIYGAPGFSKDNESLISREDFLGGVRMGVPQANELAAEAVVLQYTDWLDQDNPVKNREAMDDIVGDHNVICPVTHFALRLAERGARVYTYFFDHRASNMLWPPWMGVPHGYEIEFVFGLPLDPSLNYTAEEAALSRRMMRYWANFARTGDPNEVSERGVRWPPYTPRQQQYVQLNPRPLAVGQGLRAQVCAFWNRFLPKLLNITDNIEEAERQWRLEFHRWSAYMGHWKSQFDHYSRQDRCSEL; encoded by the exons ATGGCCGGAgccctgcccggccccgctctcctgcTCTGCGCCGCCCTGGCCCTCTCCGCCCGGGCCGACGAGTTGCTGGCCAGCACCCGGGCGGGGCGGGTGCGGGGCCTGCGGGTGCCCGTCCTCTCGGGCCAGGTCTCCGCCTTCCTGGGCATCCCGTACGCCGAGCCGCCCATGGGCAGGCTGCGGTTCCGCCGGCCGGAGCCCAAGCGAGCCTGGAGCGGGCTGCTGGACGCCGGCGCCTACCGCCACGCCTGCTACCAGTACGTCGACACCCTCTACCCCGGCTTCCCCGGCACGGAGATGTGGAACCCCAACCAGGAGATGAGCGAGGACTGCCTGTACCTCAACCTCTGGGTGCCCTCCCCGCGCCCCAAAAACGCCACCGTGCTGGTCTGGATCTACGGCGGCGGCTTCTACAGCGGCTCCGCCTCGCTGGACGTCTATGACGGGCGCTACCTGGCCTACGCCGAGCAGGTGGTGGTGGTCTCCATGAACTACCGGGTGGGGGCCTTCGGCTTCCTGGCCCTCTCGGGCAGCCAGGAGGCGCCGGGCAATGTGGGGCTACTGGACCAGCGGCTGGCCCTGCAGTGGGTACAGAGCAACATCCACTTCTTCGGGGGCAACCCGAAGGCGGTGACCATCTTCGGGGAGAGCGCCGGGGCCGCCTCGGTGGGCATGCACCTGCTCTCGCCCGGCAGCCGCCCGCTCTTCCGCCGCGCCATCCTGCAGAGCGGGGTGCCCAACGCCCCCTGGGCCACCGTGCCCCCGGCCGAGGGCCGGCGTCGGGCCGTCCAGCTGGCCAAGCTGGTGGGCTGCCCGCCGGGCAACGACTCGGAGCTGGTGGCCTGCTTGCGGGACAAGACCCCACAGGAGCTGATCGACCAAGAGTGGCAGGTGCTGCCCCACCAGAGCGTCTTCCGCTTCTCCTTCGTGCCGGTGTCCGACGGGGACTTCTCCGGCGAGGTGCCCGAGGCCACGCCGGGCGCCGGCGGCTTCAAGGAGACCCAGGCGCTGGTGGGGGTGGTGCGGGACGAGGGCACCTACTTCCTGATCTACGGGGCGCCCGGCTTCAGCAAGGACAACGAGAGCCTGATCAGCCGGGAGGACTTCCTGGGCGGGGTGCGCATGGGGGTGCCCCAGGCCAACGAGCTGGCGGCCGAAGCCGTGGTGCTGCAATACACCGACTGGCTGGACCAGGACAACCCAGTGAAGAACCGGGAGGCCATGGACGACATCGTGGGGGACCACAACGTCATCTGCCCCGTCACCCACTTCGCCCTGCGGCTGGCTGAGCGGGGCGCCCGGGTCTACACCTACTTCTTCGACCACCGCGCCTCCAACATGCTCTGGCCCCCCTGGATGGGGGTGCCCCACGGCTACGAGATCGAGTTCGTCTTCGGCCTGCCCCTCGACCCCAGCCTCAACTACACGGCCGAGGAGGCCGCGCTCAGCCGCCGCATGATGCGCTACTGGGCTAACTTCGCCCGCACTGG GGACCCCAATGAGGTATCGGAGCGGGGGGTGCGCTGGCCCCCCTACACCCCGCGGCAGCAGCAGTACGTACAGCTGAACCCGCGCCccctggctgtggggcaggggctccgGGCCCAGGTCTGCGCCTTCTGGAACCGCTTCCTGCCCAAGCTTCTCAACATCACTG atAACATCGAGGAGGCTGAGCGGCAGTGGCGGCTGGAGTTTCACCGCTGGAGCGCGTACATGGGCCACTGGAAAAGCCAGTTCGACCACTACAGCCGACAAGACCGGTGCTCCGAGCTGTGA